From the Argopecten irradians isolate NY chromosome 13, Ai_NY, whole genome shotgun sequence genome, one window contains:
- the LOC138306236 gene encoding uncharacterized protein — protein MDWVFGLILLVVPICKGGVVTRTQCSSLPYYCPQWCMSTNNGCTVCDCSKYSSIGMVSGMSGLGAVSGTSGLSMINPASMIGFGSGNSQPSPVLGKFNSNLPGGFNSASSGMSNPFLTGSTGSDPSNPNSFGNPANLGMAAGAGVPSNPGGSSAVGGGKLQQTGQSGSQGPISQSGSGTGSVQQMTTKTDTIHKTFCDPNNDVNQINDTIANSIHITATDNKIRYMRTVTMYSSM, from the exons ATGGATTGGGTGTTTGGTTTGATCCTCCTGGTCGTTCCTATCTGCAAAG GTGGTGTAGTAACACGGACCCAATGTAGCTCCCTGCCATACTACTGTCCGCAATGGTGTATGAGTACCAACAATGGTTGTACAGTGTGTGATTGTTCTAAATATAGCTCTATAGGAATGGTCAGCGGAATGTCCGGACTAGGAGCGGTTAGTGGGACATCAGGACTGTCCATGATAAACCCAGCAAGCATGATCGGATTCGGTTCCGGGAATTCTCAACCGTCTCCAGTTTTAGGAAAATTTAATTCGAATCTTCCCGGTGGCTTTAATTCGGCCAGTTCGGGGATGTCGAACCCTTTTCTGACTGGGAGTACAGGGTCTGATCCCAGTAATCCGAACAGTTTCGGTAATCCGGCGAACTTAGGAATGGCTGCTGGAGCAGGAGTTCCGTCTAATCCAGGGGGCAGCAGTGCTGTCGGAGGAG GTAAGCTACAACAGACGGGACAGAGCGGATCTCAAG GACCAATTTCACAGTCCGGATCCGGAACAGGAAGTGTCCAACAGATGACAACAAAAACAGATACAATCCACAAAACATT CTGCGATCCAAACAACGACGTCAACCAAATCAACGACACCATCGCCAACAGTATCCACATCACCGCCACAGACAACAAAATCCGGTACATGCGCACCGTTACGATGTACTCCTCCATGTGA